The genomic window GTGCCATAACCCATTCGGCCGCAACGCTGCTGATCGCCGCCTTGCTGAGCATCGGAGGCGGGCCGACGGCGAGCACGGCTCCGGAGGACCGCCCGGTGTTGCAGCTCAGCGAGACCACGAAGCTCACCGAAGGGCAGCGGATCACCGCGCGTGGCAGCGGCTTTCGGCCCGGCCTCGCGGCGGTGGCGGTCGGCGTCTGCCGTCAGGGTTTCACCAATGGCCTGAAGGACTGCGATCTCGACGGCGGGGCCACCTTCGTCAATATCGGCGACGACGGCACCTTCGGGACGCTGACCTTTACACTGCGCCACCGATTCCAGGGCATCGACTGTCTGCGCGAGCAGTGCGTGGTCGCTGCCGCGCCACTGCCAGGCACCGAACCACCCGCGATCATCGCGGCCAACTCGGCCGAGGTGCTCCTGGATTTCGCCGGCGCGCAGCTGCCGGTCGCCACCACGGCCGCGGTGGCGGCTGGCCCTGCCACCGATACCGACGGCCCGTCCACGCTGCTGTGGATGGCAACCGCGGGCCTGCTGGTGATCGTCGCCGGCCTCGCCCTCGCCGACCGGCGGCGGCTGTAAGAAGAACTCCTCAGGAGGAGCCCATGAGAACCCGCATAGCCCGCTTCGGCCTACTCGCCACCGCGACGCTCGCCGCACTGCTCGGCACGAGCCCGATCGCCTTGGCCGCCCCCGCTTTACAGCTGAGCCAGAACTCCGGTCTCACCGTCGGCCAAACCGTCACCGTCACGCTGGACGGCCTGCCCCCGAACCTGCCCACCGTTGCTGTCGGCCAATGCAAACCGCAGGTGGTCGCCCCCACCGACTGCAACCTCACCGGCTCGCTGCTCGGTACCGCCGACCCGCAAGGCACCTGGCAACCCAACGGCGGCAACAAAACCCTCACACTGATCGCCACCGTCGGCGGCACCGACTGCACGGCGGCCGCGGGCGCCTGCACCATCGCTGTCACCAGCTTGACCAATCCCAACCAGATCCTCGCGTCGGTGCCGCTGACCTTCGGTCCCGCAGCGGCGTCCGCGAAACCATCTGCCACAGCAGGGGATGCGAGCGCGTCGGAAAGTTCTGACGAGGACAGCAACACACCGCTCATCATCGGTATCGCGGCGGTCGTAGTGGTTGTGGTCGGCGCGGGAATCGTGGTGGCAGCACGCCGCCGAGCCGGAGGTTCCCGATGACCGCCGATGCGGGCAGCAACCAGGTGCTCACGCATGTGGTGCTGATGAAGTTCCACAACCGGTCCGACGCCGAGAAGGCCGCAGAACTCCTCACCGCCCTGGTCGATTCCGTGCCCCAGATCAGAACCCTCACCGTCTCTCTCGACGAACTCGCCACCCCCGTCTCCTACGACCTGTGCCTGACCACCACCCACGACTCGCCCGACGACCTGTCCGCCTACCAGGACCACCCAGCTCACCGCGAACTCGCCCAATGGCTCGTCCCCCGCCTGGCGGCGCGCGCCGTAGTCGACTACCACGTCCCCGCAAGCCATTAGCCAGCCCAACCGCACACGCCCTGCATGAGCCGCATACCCGCTATACGAAGGTGTGCGGCTCACGCAGAGGGTGTGCACATCCTTCGCTGGGGGGCGTGGGGAGGGGTTCAGTGGGGTGTGGGCGGGTAGGCGCGGGCTGGGAGGCCCGCACCGCCTGCTCGGAATGCGCCGGGGGCGTGCGCCACGGTGGTTTGGACGTACTCGCGCAGGCCCTCTTCGGCGTATTCACGGCCGTAGCCGCTGTGTTTGGTGCCGCCGAACGGGGCGCGCAAGGACATGCCGGTGCGGTTGTGCGTATTGATGAAGGTGAAGCCTGCTTCTAGCTGGGCGGCAAAGGCGAAGGCGCGGTCTTCGTCGGCCGACCACACCGAGGCGGCCAAGCCGAGATCGGAATCGTTTGCGCGGGTGAGAGCTTCGTTTTCGGTGCGGTAGGAGAGTATCGGCACGGCGGGACCGAACTGTTCGTGCCGCACGAGGTCGGCATCGTCCGGGAGGTGCAGGGCGAGAACCGGTTCCAGGAAGTACCCGTCGCTGTCCGGCGCATCGGCCAATGGGACGATCCGGCCGCCTCGATTCCGTGCGTCGCGCACCAGGCCGGTGATTCGCTCCATGGCGGCTCGGGTGACGACGGGCCCCATCGTGACCGCCTCGTCCAACGGGTCGCCGACGATCAGAATGCGCTGTGCGGCAGCGAGATAGGCATCGATGAACTCATCCGTCCTGCCCGCCGGGACGTACAACCGCTTGGCCGCCATGCACACCTGCCCCGCGGTGGCGAACGAGGCCAGTACCAGCCGTTCGTAATCCGCCGGGCCGAGCGCGAAGTCGTCGAGAAAGACGGCCGGGTCGTTGCCGCCGAGTTCGAGCACGACGGGCTTGATGCCTTGCCCCGCTGCCGCCGCGACGCTGCGGCCCGCCGCCGCACCACCGGTGAACGCAACCTTCCGGACCAGCGGATGGGCGATCAGCGCCTGCACGGTATCCGGACCACCATGTAGCACAGTGGTGCCCGGCAGCAGCGCGGCCGCCTCAGCGACCGCAAACGGTGCCAGCGGCGACGGCTTGAGTACCACCGTATTACCAGCTGCCAGCGCAGGTCCCAGCTTGAGCATCGACAGGATGATCGGCGCGTTCCACGGGGTAATCGCGACTATCACCCCGAACGGCTTGGGGGACATGCTGATCCGCCCCTGCCCATCATCGATGGCGGATGCGCCGAACACTTCGGGCCCGTGGTCGGCCACCCACCGCAGATAGGTTGCCGCGAAGCCGATCTCGCCCCGGCAGTCGGCGACCGGCTTACCGGACTCGCGGGCGAGCAGCGTCGCGAGTGCGTCCGTGCGCACATCGAGTTCGGTCGCGGCAGCCCGGATAGCGGCGAGCCGATCGGACAAGGAGCGCCCCGACCATTCCCGGAACTGCTTGTGCGCCTCTCGAACTACGGCGTCGACCGCGTCAGGCGCATTGACCGGGACAGTACCGACGACTTCCGTCGGGCACGCGGGATTCTCGCGCTCGACGATCACGACCGATCCCCCGTGTTCACCGCTGCGGCTCCAGCGAGTCGAGCAGGCAACTCCGCCGCAGATACGCGCGTGCGGCGGCCGGATCGGCGGCCAGCTCCCGCAGCTGCGCCCGATAGCTGTCATCATGGCCGCGCAATCGGTTCCAATTGTCGTGGCTGGTGCGTTGGACATGTTCGATCGCGACCGTGCGCCGTCGCTCGGCGGCAACATCGAGGCCCGACTCCGGTGCGCCGTCGAGTACGTCGGCCAGCGCGGTCGCCAGGGTGACCGCGTCGTGGATGCCGCTGTTCATGCCGAGACCGCCGAGCGGATTGTTGACGTGCGCCGCGTCGCCCATCAGCACGACACGGCCGAACCGGAAACGGTCGGTGACCCGCTGATGCACCCGATAGAGCGAGGCATGCGCTACCCGCCACGGCCGGCCGAGATCGGCGACAGCAGCCAACCGGGTTGGCAGCCTCCGCAATTCGTAGTGATCGGGCGAGTCCGCCGGAGTCGGCAGCAGCACCCGCCAATGCTCGGGTGTGCGCAGCAGGACCAGCCACTCACGGGGATCGAAGACATAGTTGATCGGCGCGATGCCGGGCAATGCGGCCGCGAGATCCTCCTCGACCGAGGCGACGAGGAAGCGCTCCGGGTAGGTACTGCCCTCGAACTCGGCGCCGAGACCACGACGTACCGCGGAATGCGCGCCGTCGGCCGCGAGCACCCACTCGGCTCGGAACGGCCCGCGTGCGGTGTCCAGCACCGGTTCCGTTGCGCTGGTGTCGATTCCGTCGACCTGGTGACCGAAGCGTACCTCCGCGTTGCCGGGCAGCGCGTCGAGCAGAATCGGCGTGAGCTTGCTCTGTTCGCATTGCACCCGGAAGGGAAAGGGGGTGTCCTGGGCGAGCACACCCAAATCGAGGGTCGCTATCGCCCCACCGCCGCGCTCCCGATATTGAAACGTCCGCGCGACGATTCCCTTGTCCAGCAACGCGTCCAGCACCGCGAGCCGTTGCAGCATCTCCAGCGTCGGCGGGTGGAACGTGGAGGCCCGAGACTCGCGTGCGAGCTCATCGCCCTGCTCCAGTACGGTGACCTGAATACCTCTGCGCGCCAATGTGAGTGCGGCGGTGAGCCCGACCGGCCCGGCGCCGACGACCGCGACCGTTGCCCGATCGGTCATGACATGTGCAGGGCGAAACGCCCTTCGACACCGACCACCCGCGCCCCGGTGAAGAAGCGCAGCGTCTCCGCCGTCCCCTCCTCGCCGAGCCCGGACCGGCCCCACGCGGGCCGGGGCGTCATCAGATGGAGGCTCATGACCGACGACCCGTTCACCTTTACTTCCCCGGCTCGGATCTGCCGTGCCACGGACAATGCGTGCTCCTCATCGCCGCCACACACGTACCCCTCCAAACCGTAGGGCACCGCATTGGCCAGTCGCACCGCATCGTCGATCCGGTCGTAGCCGACCACCCCCGCCACCGGACCGAACACCTCGACCGGCAGGTCTTCATCGAGAAGGGTTGGCGCCACGTAGTTTCCGATTTCCGGCACGGTTCCGAAGGAGCGGGAACGTGCGCTGCTTGCCGCGCGCACGACCTCCGTGTGCCGCGAGTGGATCAGCGGTCCGAAGTCGGTCAGCGGGTCCAGCGGCGTCCCCACCCGCAGCGCCGCTACCCGTTTGCCGATCGCCGCGACCAGGTCCTCGGTCCGGTCCGCGGGCACGATCAACCGGCCGAGCGCCCGGCACCACTGCCCGTTCAACGTGGTGAGCAGGTCGCAAGCCATCCGCGCGGCGGTGTCCAGGTCGGCGTCCGGCAGCACCACCAGCGGGTTGTTGCCGCCGAGTTCGAGCTGGCATGGCCGTAGCAGCGGCGCGGAGGCGGCGGCCACCGACCGTCCGCCGGCCAGGCCGCCGGTGAACGACACGGCCTTGACCCGCGGGTCCTGGACCAGCCGCGCGCCGAGCTCGGGGCCACCCTGGACCAGCTGGAACATCCCGGCGGGTACATGTTCGGCGATGACCTCCGCCAACACGATCGAGCTGTACGGGGCCAGCTCACTGGCCTTCAGGATCACCGGACAGCCCGCGGCCAACGCGTTCGCCACCTTGTGCGCGGCCATGGGCGCGGGCGCGTTCCACGGCACCAGACACAACGCGGTGCCCAGCGGCAGCCGGTACACCTCGACGCCGTCCCGGTCCGCGCGCAGCACGCCACCACGGACCTGTTCGGCCGCGAGCCGGAACGAGCCGGACACGATCGCACCGAGCAACCTGGTCTGCCTGATCGGTACCCCGGTGGCGAACGCGTCCAGCTCGGCGATCCGAGTCGCCCGTTGTTCGAGGTCGTCCGCAATCGCGTCGAGGACTCGCGGTTCGATCCGATCATCGAACGAATCCGCGACAGCCAGCGCGCGCTCGGCACGGACTTCACTGGTAGCCATTGCGCGGCAGACCTCTTCGCCGGTCGTCGGGTCCTCCAGTACGAAGTCGAGATCGGTTGTCGGCGTACCCCATTCACCGTCCACCAGATCGGCGAGGAAAGGCAGGTCAACGGTCATCGTGCGGCCTCCGTCGGTGCCGTGGTGAACAGTTCGTTCGCCTTCGCCTCGGTGACGATGCGCGCGACCTCCAGCATTCCGCGTTCGGCGGGAAACGTCATCACCAGACCCATCGCCAGATCGCGCAGCGCGCGCCCGGCCACCCCGCTCATCGCCGCCGCGGAGGTCCCGCCTGCCTTGAACGCGCCGAGCGCGACCTGGAAACACGCCTCGGTCACCGCGCCCTTGCCGAGCCGCCACTGGGTGAACACGTCCTGCTTCGGCTTGAACGGAGGCTCGGCGGTCTCGATCGTGAGTTGGTAGCGCAACCACAGGTAGGCGGTCTGCAGGTGCCGGGTCATCTCGCCGATCAACACCTGGTGCACGGGGGAGGAGGAGATGGGTTCCCCGGT from Nocardia iowensis includes these protein-coding regions:
- a CDS encoding aldehyde dehydrogenase family protein; translation: MTVDLPFLADLVDGEWGTPTTDLDFVLEDPTTGEEVCRAMATSEVRAERALAVADSFDDRIEPRVLDAIADDLEQRATRIAELDAFATGVPIRQTRLLGAIVSGSFRLAAEQVRGGVLRADRDGVEVYRLPLGTALCLVPWNAPAPMAAHKVANALAAGCPVILKASELAPYSSIVLAEVIAEHVPAGMFQLVQGGPELGARLVQDPRVKAVSFTGGLAGGRSVAAASAPLLRPCQLELGGNNPLVVLPDADLDTAARMACDLLTTLNGQWCRALGRLIVPADRTEDLVAAIGKRVAALRVGTPLDPLTDFGPLIHSRHTEVVRAASSARSRSFGTVPEIGNYVAPTLLDEDLPVEVFGPVAGVVGYDRIDDAVRLANAVPYGLEGYVCGGDEEHALSVARQIRAGEVKVNGSSVMSLHLMTPRPAWGRSGLGEEGTAETLRFFTGARVVGVEGRFALHMS
- a CDS encoding GPS-CTERM domain-containing protein; the encoded protein is MIRAITHSAATLLIAALLSIGGGPTASTAPEDRPVLQLSETTKLTEGQRITARGSGFRPGLAAVAVGVCRQGFTNGLKDCDLDGGATFVNIGDDGTFGTLTFTLRHRFQGIDCLREQCVVAAAPLPGTEPPAIIAANSAEVLLDFAGAQLPVATTAAVAAGPATDTDGPSTLLWMATAGLLVIVAGLALADRRRL
- a CDS encoding Dabb family protein; its protein translation is MTADAGSNQVLTHVVLMKFHNRSDAEKAAELLTALVDSVPQIRTLTVSLDELATPVSYDLCLTTTHDSPDDLSAYQDHPAHRELAQWLVPRLAARAVVDYHVPASH
- a CDS encoding FAD-dependent oxidoreductase, translated to MTDRATVAVVGAGPVGLTAALTLARRGIQVTVLEQGDELARESRASTFHPPTLEMLQRLAVLDALLDKGIVARTFQYRERGGGAIATLDLGVLAQDTPFPFRVQCEQSKLTPILLDALPGNAEVRFGHQVDGIDTSATEPVLDTARGPFRAEWVLAADGAHSAVRRGLGAEFEGSTYPERFLVASVEEDLAAALPGIAPINYVFDPREWLVLLRTPEHWRVLLPTPADSPDHYELRRLPTRLAAVADLGRPWRVAHASLYRVHQRVTDRFRFGRVVLMGDAAHVNNPLGGLGMNSGIHDAVTLATALADVLDGAPESGLDVAAERRRTVAIEHVQRTSHDNWNRLRGHDDSYRAQLRELAADPAAARAYLRRSCLLDSLEPQR
- a CDS encoding neocarzinostatin apoprotein domain-containing protein, encoding MRTRIARFGLLATATLAALLGTSPIALAAPALQLSQNSGLTVGQTVTVTLDGLPPNLPTVAVGQCKPQVVAPTDCNLTGSLLGTADPQGTWQPNGGNKTLTLIATVGGTDCTAAAGACTIAVTSLTNPNQILASVPLTFGPAAASAKPSATAGDASASESSDEDSNTPLIIGIAAVVVVVVGAGIVVAARRRAGGSR
- a CDS encoding aldehyde dehydrogenase family protein, with product MIVERENPACPTEVVGTVPVNAPDAVDAVVREAHKQFREWSGRSLSDRLAAIRAAATELDVRTDALATLLARESGKPVADCRGEIGFAATYLRWVADHGPEVFGASAIDDGQGRISMSPKPFGVIVAITPWNAPIILSMLKLGPALAAGNTVVLKPSPLAPFAVAEAAALLPGTTVLHGGPDTVQALIAHPLVRKVAFTGGAAAGRSVAAAAGQGIKPVVLELGGNDPAVFLDDFALGPADYERLVLASFATAGQVCMAAKRLYVPAGRTDEFIDAYLAAAQRILIVGDPLDEAVTMGPVVTRAAMERITGLVRDARNRGGRIVPLADAPDSDGYFLEPVLALHLPDDADLVRHEQFGPAVPILSYRTENEALTRANDSDLGLAASVWSADEDRAFAFAAQLEAGFTFINTHNRTGMSLRAPFGGTKHSGYGREYAEEGLREYVQTTVAHAPGAFRAGGAGLPARAYPPTPH